From the Melanotaenia boesemani isolate fMelBoe1 chromosome 9, fMelBoe1.pri, whole genome shotgun sequence genome, the window CCCCacaggaaaatgttttatgcaaattttcctgtacaaataaatacattaaattcattatttttctgtaCACTTCTGTTACTTATGCTGTGAGGActcaaatatgtttttgcttttcttttgtggACCATTAAAGAAATTGTTAGATTTAGGCTTtgttaaagattaaaagaataatggtttaaatgtgaaaaaataccATGCCTGTTTAAAGTGAAAGACTAAAAAGAATTAAGTCAATATAATGTCCTCTGAAATGATGAGAACACGGCTGTGTCGGTTTaccaaaggggggaaaaaactgcATGTAGTGTAGTTTAGCAGCCCCAGGTGATGCTTGGCTATTGTGTGCCTCATCATATCAATGAAGGATGAGTAAGTTCTACTCAGGCATAACACTGCAATATGATACAGCTCATGTCTGTCTCCATTATGATCAAGTACCCATTCTGgcttctttttattgttgttacaTGCTGTGAAACTGGGGGGTTCTTTTCCATTGATCAGAAGCCCAGGGGAAATTGTCAGTCTGACACTTGTAGAATGAGGCTGGGACTGTTGTGTTTAAATAAGCTACAGTGCAGCATCTCTCACTTGATACTAGAAACTGGATGCATGACATTTTTCTGAGTTATTAAGTGTTGCAAATTTTTTATATAGATTGTGTTGGTGTCTGAGCTGGGtatgtattgttttgttttttaactctatcttttctttttttttaatagcttggTAAATAGTTGTTTTGAAGGatcacatgtttatattttgaaatgtttaatattGTTATGTATTCTCTAAGACTTatctttttatataaacatgCATATGCTGTGCTATAGGATGAATCTCAGTCTTTCTTGGAGAGGACCCAGGCTTTTGCTTTTGGGTCTCCTatggaatgttttttttccttatgaaTCCCATCAAGACCAGAGCTTACAATGTCAAATAATTCCCAGCACTATGTCCCTGCCTGTACTGGAGAAAAAGGGAGACATAATGTTGGGGGGACTCTTCTCCCTTCATGACACAGTAGTGGAGCCCAGTCTATCTTTCACATCCTCACCTCCACCCACACAATGCTCCAGGTAAGCTTCTTTTAGATTGTCTTTGATAGCTGTaccagcaaagcaaacaaagaataagCAATATCTGCTCAGCACTTGctcttcactgtgttgtcttAAATTTCATCTCATCTTAACCCAGATTAAATTTCCGCACTTTCCGTTGGATGCAAACAATGATTTTTGCCATTGAAGAAGTCAATAGAGATGGTAAACTCCTTCCAAACATCACACTCGGTTATAAGATGTATGACTCATGCAGTACCCCGCATCAGGCTTTGAAGGCTGCCATGGAGTTAATGGGAAGTGAAAAGGGTTTACCAGTTGAAGGAAAGAACCTGACTAAAGACGCCTGCCATGGGACTGTACCAGTGGTGATTGGAGACGGTGGCTCCTCTCAGTCTCTCGTTGTGGCTCATTTCCTTGGAGTCTTCTATGTGCCACAAGTAAATCATAGCTGTGATACAATGCTGTGCTAGTCTGTTTGCAAAGACAGgtaaaaattctaaatgaaaTACTGCTTTGGATACTGTAAGTTAAGTCCATACATCATTTTTACAGGTTAGCTATTTCTCCAGCTGTGCCTGCCtcagtgacaaaaaaaagtttcctgCCTTTTTGAGGACCATGCCCAGTGACTTATTCCAGGTTAGAGGCAGCTGAAGCTACATttgcaaaatgtttttctttgtgtctctgtcacATAGTTTAATCTTACTCTGTCTAGGTAGATGCACTAGTGCAACTTGTCAAGCATTTTGGCTGGACTTGGGTGGGTGTGATTGCAGGTGATGATGCCTATGGCCGTGGGGGGGGCAATATCTTTGCAGATGAGGTAGGTCACACACCAAtgaaaaaacaatttaatcacAATTTAATCACAATACCAGGACTGTCTaggattgattttttttttttttttttttttcaggtcagAAAGTTAGGCGCTTGTGTCGCCATTCATGAGATCATTCCTAAGAATCGAGCTCAGGCTGGCATTTCATCTATTATTTCCAACATCCAGTCATCTGGGGCTCAGGTGATTTTAGTGTTTGCTGTGGAACAAGatgcagcagcattgtttgaTGAAGCACTTAGGTATGACCCCTTTTCTTAAATTTTGGATATGGATTGGATTATTTTCAAGTTTAAGTCCATATTGTGTTCTTCACTGAAAAAGATGTATTctgcaaatgcattttttttatttagaggtGGGCTCACTGGGATACAGTGGCTGGCCAGTGAAGCTTGGAGCACAGCtgctgtcctctccacccccagaAAGTACCACCAAATCCTCCAGGGTACAATGGGATTTGCCATTCAGCGAGCACACATCCCTGGACTGAGAGACTTTCTACTTCAGTTGAATCCCACAAGCCCAGATGCCCATGATGACCCCTTCCTGATACCTTTTTGGGAAGAAGTGTTTCAGTGCAGTCTGAGTGTGCAGGCTAAAGGTCTTAATTATGAAGCTATGGGTAAACCTTTGTGCTCTGGAAAAGAAGATCTCAGAAACATTACAAATATCTATTCAGATGTGTCACAGCTAAGGATTTCCTACAACGTCTATAAAGCTGTATATGCTGTTGCCCATGCACTGAAGGCCATGAGAAGCTGTGTGAAAGGACAAGGACCATTTCCTCAGCAGGCCTGTCCAGATGCAAAAAACATTCAGCCATGGCAGGtaccattttaaatgttctggATTAACATGACTTACTTTATGATTTGATCAAATGTATGTTTTCCCTTTAGCTACTTCAATACACGAAACAAGTGCAATACTTAACCTCTTTTGCTGATGAAGTCAAGTTTGATGAGAATGGCGACCCTGCAGCCATATATGACCTGGTTAACTGGCAGCTGACACCAAATGGAGAAATGGAATTTGTCACTGTTGGCAAATTTGATGAGACAGCCACAACTGTAAACCAAAACCTTCAGATCCAGGAACAAAAGATTCTGTGGAATGGAAACCAAGCCAAAGTAAAGATTTTAATATAGTTAAATGTCAGTATATTTTAATTGATTGATATTATTGTTGCATTACATGACCAGTTTAGTTGGGGTTTGCTCTTTTGCTAAGGTTCCCTTGTCAGTATGCAGCAACATTTGTCCCCCAGGCACACGCAAGGCAATCAGACCAAACTTCCCTATATGCTGCCATGATTGTGTGGCTTGCACAGCTGGGGAGATTAGCAATCAGACTGGTGAGAAAAGGCCATTAGGCCACATTATGTTTAAAACTCTG encodes:
- the LOC121646420 gene encoding extracellular calcium-sensing receptor-like, whose amino-acid sequence is MSLPVLEKKGDIMLGGLFSLHDTVVEPSLSFTSSPPPTQCSRLNFRTFRWMQTMIFAIEEVNRDGKLLPNITLGYKMYDSCSTPHQALKAAMELMGSEKGLPVEGKNLTKDACHGTVPVVIGDGGSSQSLVVAHFLGVFYVPQVSYFSSCACLSDKKKFPAFLRTMPSDLFQVDALVQLVKHFGWTWVGVIAGDDAYGRGGGNIFADEVRKLGACVAIHEIIPKNRAQAGISSIISNIQSSGAQVILVFAVEQDAAALFDEALRGGLTGIQWLASEAWSTAAVLSTPRKYHQILQGTMGFAIQRAHIPGLRDFLLQLNPTSPDAHDDPFLIPFWEEVFQCSLSVQAKGLNYEAMGKPLCSGKEDLRNITNIYSDVSQLRISYNVYKAVYAVAHALKAMRSCVKGQGPFPQQACPDAKNIQPWQLLQYTKQVQYLTSFADEVKFDENGDPAAIYDLVNWQLTPNGEMEFVTVGKFDETATTVNQNLQIQEQKILWNGNQAKVPLSVCSNICPPGTRKAIRPNFPICCHDCVACTAGEISNQTDAIECVQCLPEYWSTAERTTCIPKQIEFLSFRDAMGIALMAIAIIGSISTCIVVFIFFCHRNTPIVRANNSELSFLLLFSLTLCFLCSLTFIGQPSKWSCMLRHTAFGISFVLSISCILGKTIVVLIAFKATLPGSKIIKWFGPAQQRTIIAFCTLVQVIICTVWLVVAPPTPHQLMPRESAIIILLCDEGSQIAFALVLGYIGFLACLCLLLAFLARKLPDNFNEARLITFSMLIFCAVWVAFIPAYISSPGKYATVTEVFAMVASTYGLLGCIFAPKCYIILLRPEKNTRKQLMSKPSSGKF